In Aliivibrio wodanis, a genomic segment contains:
- the anmK gene encoding anhydro-N-acetylmuramic acid kinase — MEKYIGLMSGTSLDGVDAVVVETNGTKINLLGHADFPMDPQLKVDLLAVCTGQQTNLKVIGEIDHRLGHLFADATLHLLHTLSLKPEDITAIGSHGQTVFHSPDAQYPFTMQLGDSNIIAAKTGIDTVADFRRKDMALGGQGAPLVPAFHHTLFGKPESTHVILNIGGISNISILQKNSPVIGYDTGPGNMLMDAWIAEHQQVSFDKNGDWARSGTVIDELLENLKQHNYFARPYPKSTGRELFNLDWFSQYIENTPYLPQDVQATLLEFTVSTIVDQVIKFHAGDSAKLLVCGGGAHNQYLMERLQHHLPNWAVVITNDYNVDSDNMEAMAFAWLAHQRIHDLPSNEPDVTGASRYASLGVLYPVS; from the coding sequence ATGGAAAAATACATTGGCTTAATGTCAGGAACCAGTTTAGACGGTGTCGATGCCGTTGTTGTTGAGACCAATGGCACAAAAATCAACCTACTTGGTCATGCTGATTTCCCAATGGATCCTCAACTAAAAGTAGATTTACTGGCTGTTTGTACTGGGCAGCAAACCAACCTAAAAGTAATTGGAGAGATTGACCATCGTTTAGGGCACTTATTTGCGGACGCAACACTTCATCTTCTTCATACACTCAGTCTTAAACCAGAAGATATCACTGCCATTGGCAGCCATGGACAAACGGTCTTTCATTCACCTGACGCACAATACCCTTTTACGATGCAACTTGGTGATAGCAATATCATCGCAGCTAAAACAGGAATTGATACCGTTGCTGATTTTAGACGTAAAGACATGGCATTAGGCGGACAAGGCGCACCATTAGTACCCGCTTTCCACCACACTTTATTTGGTAAACCAGAAAGCACGCACGTTATTTTAAACATTGGTGGCATCTCTAATATCTCCATTTTACAGAAGAATTCACCCGTTATTGGATATGACACTGGCCCTGGCAACATGTTAATGGATGCGTGGATAGCCGAGCACCAGCAAGTCAGTTTCGATAAGAATGGTGATTGGGCTCGCAGTGGAACAGTGATTGATGAACTGCTAGAAAACTTAAAGCAACATAACTATTTTGCTCGACCTTACCCAAAAAGTACCGGGCGTGAGTTATTCAACTTAGATTGGTTTTCTCAATATATTGAAAATACCCCTTATCTACCACAAGATGTGCAAGCAACGTTATTGGAGTTCACCGTTTCAACGATTGTCGATCAAGTAATAAAATTCCATGCTGGAGATAGCGCAAAATTGCTTGTTTGTGGTGGTGGTGCTCATAATCAATATCTAATGGAAAGACTACAACACCATTTGCCAAATTGGGCAGTTGTTATCACTAACGACTACAATGTAGATAGTGACAATATGGAAGCAATGGCGTTTGCATGGTTAGCACATCAACGAATTCATGATTTACCAAGTAATGAACCTGATGTCACAGGCGCTTCACGTTATGCCAGTTTAGGTGTACTCTATCCAGTATCTTAA
- the nagZ gene encoding beta-hexosaminidase (beta-N-acetylhexosaminidase), which produces MGPLWLDVEGYEIDAEERELLQHPTVGGLILFARNYHDPKQLAALTASIRKAAGRPILIGVDQEGGRVQRFRDEFTLIPPAQAYAEMDNGLELAKTAGWLLCSELVAHDIDLTFAPVLDNGFDCKAIGNRAFGDDINTIVKYSTAFMKGMKSAGTSTTGKHFPGHGGVIADSHLETPYDHRDNIFELDMAIFKAQIEAGILDAMMPAHVIYPEYDSSPASGSSYWLKDVLRKQLNFNGLVFSDDLSMEGATIMGGPAERSQQALDAGCDMVLMCNNRKSAVEVLDNLTIQTVEKADLLLKTQHFDRKMLLSSREWKEANHRITKAYDNWKS; this is translated from the coding sequence ATGGGTCCGTTATGGCTAGATGTTGAAGGGTACGAAATCGATGCAGAAGAGCGAGAGTTGCTTCAACATCCAACAGTGGGTGGATTGATCCTTTTCGCTCGTAATTATCATGATCCAAAGCAATTAGCAGCGTTAACCGCTTCTATTCGTAAAGCCGCGGGGCGTCCAATTCTTATTGGTGTTGATCAAGAAGGCGGTCGAGTTCAGCGTTTTAGAGATGAATTTACGCTTATTCCACCAGCACAAGCGTATGCTGAAATGGATAATGGTCTTGAGTTAGCGAAAACGGCAGGCTGGTTATTGTGTTCAGAGCTCGTTGCTCATGACATCGACCTTACGTTTGCACCCGTACTTGATAATGGTTTTGATTGTAAAGCCATTGGTAACCGTGCATTTGGTGATGATATTAATACTATCGTTAAATACAGCACCGCTTTTATGAAAGGCATGAAATCTGCTGGCACATCTACGACAGGGAAACATTTCCCTGGGCACGGTGGTGTGATCGCCGATTCCCATTTAGAAACTCCTTATGATCACCGTGACAATATTTTTGAATTGGATATGGCGATTTTTAAAGCACAAATCGAAGCGGGTATTTTAGATGCGATGATGCCTGCCCACGTTATCTATCCTGAATACGATTCGTCACCAGCAAGTGGCTCTTCATATTGGTTGAAAGACGTATTACGTAAACAACTTAATTTTAATGGCTTGGTGTTCTCTGACGATTTAAGTATGGAAGGTGCCACTATTATGGGTGGACCAGCAGAGCGCTCTCAGCAAGCCCTTGATGCCGGTTGCGACATGGTATTGATGTGCAATAATCGAAAATCAGCAGTGGAAGTATTAGATAATCTTACAATTCAAACGGTTGAAAAAGCCGATTTATTGCTTAAAACTCAACACTTCGATAGAAAAATGCTGTTGAGCAGTCGCGAATGGAAAGAGGCGAATCATAGAATTACTAAAGCTTACGATAACTGGAAGTCGTAA
- a CDS encoding secretion protein, HlyD family, with product MKFIIVLFTALMLIGCEKGSKPENEQKAEVIRNVKYITTSRTSYLIERELSGVVQSTRTSPLSFKIGGTTSEILISKGNRVKKDQVLARLETDELELTISKVSASLGASRAALLQAEDKYVRAEKLQKKGFVSDSELLNIKADFDAKNQQMLAAQADLRNAKLNLSRTELKAPYAGLISHVLVDDFTKVNSGQKILELVNNNSLEVAILVPESLIQYFSFGMSVNIEIPAIGAEVAGELTEIGAVVEKGNAYSVTVRILDSNNKIRNGMSANVVVSLGNKDAMAIVLPLSAVNFDDLSAAREEKKAAIYVVNPATMTLERRFVATERTLDNKFKVYDGLVEGEHVVIAGVPFLFEGQKVQLWQEK from the coding sequence GTGAAATTTATTATCGTACTATTTACTGCCCTTATGTTAATCGGTTGTGAGAAGGGTTCTAAACCAGAAAATGAACAAAAAGCAGAAGTTATTCGAAATGTAAAATATATTACGACTTCTCGTACCTCCTATCTTATTGAAAGAGAATTATCAGGTGTAGTTCAAAGTACTCGAACCTCGCCGCTGAGCTTTAAAATTGGTGGCACTACAAGTGAAATACTGATTTCTAAAGGTAATCGAGTTAAAAAAGATCAAGTCCTTGCTCGATTAGAAACCGATGAATTAGAACTGACGATCAGTAAAGTATCAGCTTCTTTAGGGGCATCTAGGGCAGCCTTGCTTCAAGCGGAAGATAAATACGTACGTGCAGAGAAATTGCAAAAAAAAGGCTTTGTGAGTGATTCTGAATTACTTAATATTAAAGCGGATTTTGATGCTAAAAATCAGCAAATGTTAGCCGCTCAAGCCGATTTACGTAACGCAAAACTCAATCTTTCTCGTACTGAATTAAAAGCGCCTTATGCAGGATTAATCAGTCATGTTTTAGTTGACGATTTTACTAAAGTGAATTCAGGACAAAAAATTCTAGAGTTGGTTAATAATAACTCTCTAGAAGTAGCCATATTAGTGCCTGAAAGTTTAATCCAATACTTCAGTTTTGGTATGTCAGTAAATATTGAGATCCCGGCTATTGGTGCAGAAGTGGCTGGTGAGTTGACAGAAATTGGTGCTGTAGTTGAAAAAGGAAATGCATACTCTGTCACAGTGAGAATTTTAGACAGTAACAATAAAATTCGTAATGGAATGTCAGCAAATGTAGTGGTTTCGTTAGGTAACAAAGATGCAATGGCTATTGTTTTACCACTAAGCGCAGTAAACTTTGATGATCTCAGTGCTGCACGTGAAGAGAAGAAAGCCGCAATTTATGTCGTAAATCCAGCGACAATGACATTGGAAAGACGGTTTGTTGCGACTGAACGTACTTTAGATAATAAGTTTAAAGTCTATGATGGGTTAGTAGAAGGAGAGCACGTAGTTATTGCAGGGGTACCTTTTTTATTTGAAGGCCAAAAAGTACAACTTTGGCAGGAAAAATAA
- a CDS encoding transporter, AcrB/AcrD/AcrF family: MDKLTRFALSNTRFTQVFIIMLFIVGVSTFLKSPSKEDPEILIRNAVVVAQFPGMSPDRIEKLITKPLEREIKQIPEVSEIKSWVRTGVTQINVSVHDKYFNLQPIWDTLRNRMEEIESKLPEGTYGPYVNDEFGRVYSATIALTGDDFSPREKRRMAEFLQDKLSTYSTISQVALYGVQEERIWMTPKEETIAENKFSVKQIKTSVQSRNVVLPGGTINANTLEVVIEPSGNFESVEEIQNMVLFERDSGQSVYLRDLIDLERSYEDPFKTPVFFNNEPAIIIAASMADEIKSDDFGSDIESFLEEYRSQLPAGMTLDLATFQPEKVTASVSSATSNLMQTVLVVLAVVMLFLGVRMGLIVGSIVPLTILFTIIGMSVWGVELQRMSIAAIIIALGLLVDNGIVIAEFIKTKISEGMDKVEAAVLASKTMALPLLTSSLTSILAFMPLLLAQDVTGEYLRSLSQVITLALLASWFLCLFATPALCVWFLKPVSLSEVKEKNKETLFTRGYKKVINAVLSYRLTFVSACIALFLLAIFGLKFVTIQFMPGSERNQYLVFLNLPAGTTVTETTKVTRRLNAWLMNKEQNPDVTSSVAYIGDGGPRFFLALSPIDRATNRAFMVVNTTDTVSALEMVAKTNDFIIQELPEASGQAKRMWLGGTELGLIEYKVVGDDEKILRIIARQIESALHNIPGTVGIDNNWENSVPKINIDIDQTAAQRAGITSRDIAISLNSFLEGYQVTSYREDDDVIPVMIRGNEERNEIGKLFSMRIISSSSGEPLPLLQFADFSTERESAVIRREDLQRVMTVSVKHSTLQASELNKLVQPHLKGLKLPDGYSIELGGELKGASKANGALFGYLPHCFAVMILLLLLQFNSVRRPAIILLTIPLSLIGAVSGLLIMDAYFTFPAMLGIFSLAGIIINNGIVLIDCIESNRAEGMLIKDSIIDACLTRLRPIVMTTLTTILGLVPLAISGGEFWYSMSIVMIFGMAVGTLLTLGVVPVLYSLFFRANKYDREAKA; encoded by the coding sequence ATGGATAAATTAACTCGCTTTGCTCTAAGTAATACTCGTTTTACTCAAGTATTCATTATCATGCTTTTTATTGTTGGTGTTTCAACCTTTTTAAAGTCACCAAGTAAAGAAGATCCTGAAATTCTCATTCGTAATGCGGTGGTCGTAGCTCAGTTTCCAGGGATGTCACCAGATCGTATTGAAAAATTGATAACTAAACCATTAGAGAGAGAAATAAAACAGATCCCAGAAGTGTCTGAAATTAAGTCATGGGTGAGAACTGGTGTTACGCAAATTAATGTCTCTGTCCATGATAAGTACTTCAATTTACAACCTATTTGGGATACCTTGCGTAACCGAATGGAAGAGATTGAAAGTAAGTTACCAGAAGGAACATATGGTCCTTATGTCAACGATGAGTTTGGCCGTGTATATTCTGCGACGATAGCGCTAACTGGGGATGATTTTTCTCCTCGTGAAAAGCGTCGTATGGCTGAGTTTTTACAAGATAAATTGAGCACCTATTCAACCATTTCACAAGTTGCTTTATATGGTGTTCAAGAAGAACGAATCTGGATGACACCAAAAGAAGAAACGATTGCAGAGAACAAGTTTTCAGTAAAACAAATAAAAACTAGTGTTCAATCACGTAACGTGGTGTTACCAGGCGGAACAATAAATGCTAATACATTAGAAGTTGTTATTGAACCATCAGGAAATTTTGAATCGGTAGAAGAAATTCAAAATATGGTGTTGTTTGAGCGTGACAGTGGACAAAGTGTTTATCTACGAGACCTCATTGATTTAGAACGCAGCTATGAAGACCCATTTAAAACGCCAGTTTTCTTTAATAATGAACCTGCGATAATCATTGCAGCATCAATGGCTGATGAAATCAAAAGTGACGATTTCGGTTCTGATATTGAGTCATTCTTAGAAGAGTACAGATCCCAGTTACCAGCTGGAATGACATTAGATCTAGCTACATTCCAACCTGAAAAAGTAACAGCCTCAGTTTCTTCGGCAACCTCGAACTTAATGCAAACCGTCTTGGTTGTACTTGCGGTTGTTATGTTATTCTTAGGCGTAAGAATGGGATTGATAGTAGGTAGTATCGTACCATTAACTATCTTATTCACTATTATTGGTATGTCAGTATGGGGCGTTGAATTACAACGAATGTCCATAGCTGCAATCATCATAGCCCTTGGTTTATTGGTAGATAACGGCATTGTTATTGCTGAGTTTATCAAAACTAAAATATCAGAAGGCATGGATAAGGTAGAGGCAGCAGTACTTGCATCTAAAACCATGGCATTGCCTTTATTAACATCATCACTGACCAGTATTTTGGCATTTATGCCTTTGTTACTTGCACAGGATGTTACGGGTGAATATTTACGCTCTTTATCTCAGGTGATTACGTTAGCGTTATTAGCTTCATGGTTTTTATGTTTATTTGCAACACCAGCACTATGTGTATGGTTCTTAAAGCCAGTGAGTTTATCTGAAGTAAAAGAAAAAAATAAAGAGACATTATTTACCCGAGGGTACAAAAAAGTCATTAATGCCGTATTAAGCTATCGATTGACGTTTGTTTCTGCTTGTATTGCACTATTTCTCTTAGCTATTTTTGGATTGAAATTTGTAACGATTCAATTTATGCCAGGCTCTGAACGTAATCAATATTTAGTTTTTTTGAATCTTCCTGCGGGAACAACGGTGACTGAAACAACGAAAGTAACCCGTCGTTTAAATGCTTGGTTAATGAATAAAGAACAGAACCCTGATGTGACAAGTTCCGTTGCATATATTGGTGATGGTGGTCCGCGTTTCTTCTTAGCGCTCTCTCCAATTGATCGTGCGACGAACCGTGCTTTTATGGTAGTTAATACTACTGATACCGTTTCTGCGTTAGAAATGGTAGCAAAAACTAATGATTTTATAATTCAAGAGTTACCTGAGGCATCTGGTCAGGCAAAAAGAATGTGGCTAGGTGGTACTGAACTAGGCTTGATTGAATATAAAGTTGTCGGAGATGACGAGAAAATTTTACGTATTATTGCTCGTCAAATAGAAAGTGCATTACATAATATTCCAGGCACTGTTGGTATTGATAATAATTGGGAAAACAGTGTACCAAAAATCAATATTGATATTGACCAAACAGCCGCGCAAAGAGCAGGTATAACAAGTCGAGATATTGCGATAAGTTTAAATAGCTTCCTTGAGGGCTATCAAGTAACAAGTTATCGTGAAGATGATGATGTTATTCCTGTTATGATCCGTGGTAATGAGGAGCGCAACGAAATAGGTAAATTGTTTAGTATGCGTATTATTTCATCAAGTTCTGGTGAACCTTTACCGCTACTTCAATTCGCTGATTTTTCGACTGAACGTGAATCTGCAGTGATCCGCCGTGAAGATTTACAGCGAGTAATGACAGTGAGTGTGAAGCACTCAACTCTACAAGCAAGTGAGCTTAACAAATTAGTTCAACCTCACTTAAAAGGGTTGAAATTACCTGATGGTTATTCTATTGAGCTAGGTGGAGAGCTAAAAGGTGCAAGCAAGGCAAATGGTGCATTATTTGGGTATCTACCTCACTGTTTTGCTGTTATGATCTTGCTGTTATTACTACAATTTAATTCTGTGCGTCGACCTGCGATCATCTTACTTACCATTCCATTATCATTGATTGGTGCGGTTAGTGGATTATTGATTATGGATGCGTATTTTACCTTCCCAGCGATGTTAGGTATTTTTAGTTTAGCGGGGATAATCATTAATAATGGTATTGTATTAATTGACTGCATTGAGAGTAATCGTGCTGAAGGAATGTTAATTAAAGACTCAATTATTGATGCTTGTTTAACGCGCTTACGACCAATAGTCATGACAACCCTAACGACGATATTAGGTTTAGTTCCACTGGCAATCTCTGGCGGAGAGTTTTGGTATTCAATGTCGATTGTGATGATCTTTGGCATGGCCGTTGGTACGCTATTAACATTAGGTGTTGTCCCTGTATTATATAGCTTGTTCTTTAGAGCAAATAAGTACGATAGAGAAGCTAAAGCGTAG
- the treR gene encoding HTH-type transcriptional regulator TreR (trehalose operon repressor), translating into MTKKLTILDIAKMAGVGKSTVSRVLTNDPKVKPETRLKVEQIIKESGFTPSKSAQSMRGGSQKVIGIITSRLDSPSENKAISGILEIIYQQGYDAVIMESQFDTQKTNEHLEVLRKRSVDGVILFGFTDCDMAEIERWSERMVVIAMDTDKVSSINYDNYGVIRQALYYLSELDLKNIAYIGVDPSDKTTGKLRLDAYLQWCEEHCIIANFATGQLDHQSAYILVDSVLDNDVEAIVCASDTLALGVAKRLQELQREDIQITGVGGNELLSFLFPNIISINPGYQLAGESAAKLLLQQLEGNVEITHLTQSLSV; encoded by the coding sequence ATGACGAAAAAATTGACGATTCTTGATATAGCTAAAATGGCTGGTGTTGGAAAATCGACCGTTTCTCGTGTGTTAACCAATGATCCAAAAGTGAAGCCAGAAACACGCCTTAAAGTAGAGCAGATTATTAAAGAGTCTGGTTTTACTCCTTCTAAATCCGCTCAGAGTATGCGTGGTGGTAGTCAAAAAGTAATAGGGATTATCACATCTCGTCTTGATTCACCTTCAGAAAATAAAGCCATTAGCGGTATTTTAGAGATTATCTATCAGCAGGGCTATGATGCCGTGATCATGGAGAGCCAGTTTGATACTCAAAAAACCAATGAGCACTTAGAGGTATTAAGAAAACGCAGTGTGGATGGTGTTATTTTATTTGGGTTTACTGATTGCGATATGGCTGAAATAGAACGTTGGAGCGAGCGCATGGTGGTGATTGCCATGGATACCGATAAAGTAAGTTCAATTAATTATGATAATTATGGTGTTATCAGACAAGCTCTGTATTATCTTTCTGAATTGGATCTGAAAAACATTGCGTATATTGGCGTAGATCCAAGTGATAAAACAACGGGAAAATTACGCTTAGATGCTTACCTACAATGGTGTGAAGAACACTGTATCATCGCTAACTTTGCTACAGGACAGCTTGATCACCAAAGCGCTTATATCTTAGTAGATTCAGTGCTAGATAATGACGTTGAAGCTATCGTTTGTGCTAGTGATACATTAGCACTAGGGGTCGCTAAACGCCTTCAAGAACTACAACGTGAAGACATTCAAATCACAGGAGTCGGCGGCAATGAACTCCTTTCTTTTCTATTTCCTAATATCATTAGTATTAACCCTGGCTACCAATTGGCTGGAGAGAGTGCTGCAAAACTACTTCTACAACAATTAGAAGGTAATGTTGAAATTACCCATCTAACACAATCATTATCTGTTTAG
- the treB gene encoding PTS system, trehalose-specific EIIBC component, whose translation MSKIERKDVQRLIELIGGSENIASVSHCLTRLRFVLNNTKDADVKAIEKIPMVKGCFTNAGQFQVVIGTEVDEVFAILNELSGDKGASKEDAKLAARQNMNILERGISHLAEIFVPLLPAIITGGLILGFRNVIGDLKMFDGQTLVEISQFWATVHSFLWLIGEAIFFFLPVGVCWSTVKKLGGTPILGITLGVTLVSPQLMNAYLIGKEVPEVWDFGLFVIEKVGYQAQVIPAMLAGVALAFIETNLKRIVPSYLYLVVVPFVSIIVSVILAHAFIGPFGRVLGDGVAMAAKAAMTGDFAIVGSVIFGFFYAPLVITGIHHTTNAVDLQLMQELGGTPIWPLIALSNIAQASAVVGVIIISKKSGERDISVPAAISAYLGVTEPAMYGINLKYKFPMLSAMIGSAIAAAICGGAGVMANGIGVGGLPGILSIQPQYWSIYGIAMLVAIFVPAILTLGMYKRAQAKEQLDVSEV comes from the coding sequence ATGAGTAAAATAGAGAGAAAGGACGTACAACGTTTGATAGAGCTGATCGGTGGATCAGAAAATATTGCTAGTGTAAGCCATTGTTTAACTCGCTTACGTTTTGTATTAAATAACACCAAAGATGCCGATGTAAAAGCGATTGAAAAAATCCCAATGGTAAAAGGGTGTTTTACCAATGCAGGTCAGTTTCAAGTAGTTATTGGTACTGAAGTCGATGAAGTTTTTGCTATTTTAAATGAACTTTCAGGTGACAAGGGGGCTTCTAAAGAAGACGCTAAACTTGCGGCTCGACAAAATATGAATATCTTAGAGCGTGGTATTTCGCATCTTGCTGAAATATTTGTTCCATTATTGCCTGCCATTATTACAGGTGGTTTGATTTTAGGCTTTAGAAACGTCATTGGCGATCTAAAAATGTTCGATGGTCAAACCTTGGTTGAAATTAGCCAGTTTTGGGCAACCGTCCATTCATTTTTATGGTTGATTGGCGAGGCGATATTCTTCTTCTTACCTGTTGGCGTGTGTTGGTCGACGGTGAAAAAGTTAGGTGGTACGCCAATTTTAGGTATTACATTAGGGGTAACCTTAGTATCGCCACAACTGATGAATGCATACCTTATTGGTAAAGAAGTACCCGAGGTATGGGATTTTGGTTTGTTTGTTATCGAAAAAGTCGGTTATCAAGCACAAGTTATTCCTGCCATGCTTGCTGGGGTTGCATTGGCCTTTATTGAAACAAACTTAAAGCGCATCGTTCCTTCTTATTTATATCTTGTTGTTGTGCCTTTTGTGTCAATTATCGTTTCAGTGATTTTAGCTCACGCATTTATTGGTCCATTTGGTCGAGTACTCGGTGACGGTGTTGCGATGGCTGCTAAAGCGGCAATGACTGGAGATTTCGCGATTGTTGGATCTGTGATTTTTGGTTTCTTCTATGCACCATTGGTTATTACGGGTATTCATCACACAACCAATGCGGTTGACTTGCAGTTAATGCAAGAGTTAGGCGGTACACCTATTTGGCCATTAATTGCATTATCAAATATTGCTCAAGCGTCTGCTGTTGTTGGGGTTATCATTATCAGTAAGAAAAGTGGCGAGCGTGACATCTCAGTACCTGCCGCGATTTCTGCTTATCTTGGTGTGACTGAGCCTGCGATGTACGGGATTAACTTAAAATATAAATTTCCAATGCTAAGCGCCATGATTGGCTCTGCAATTGCTGCTGCTATTTGTGGTGGGGCGGGTGTGATGGCAAATGGAATCGGAGTAGGTGGTTTACCAGGTATCTTGTCTATTCAACCACAGTATTGGAGCATTTATGGTATTGCCATGTTAGTCGCTATTTTTGTTCCAGCGATTTTAACATTAGGTATGTATAAGCGCGCACAAGCGAAAGAACAATTAGACGTTTCTGAAGTGTAA
- the treA gene encoding trehalose-6-phosphate hydrolase: protein MTNSEWWRTATVYQIYPKSFCDSGNKGTGDLQGIISKLDYLQKLGVDAIWLTPVYQSPMIDNGYDIADYYSINPDFGTMADFDELLVQAKSRGIRIIMDIVVNHTSTEHHWFQSALGNKESEYRDYYIWKDPVDGKEPTNWQSKFGGNAWALDEVTNQYYLHLFAKEQADLNWENPKVRQEVKEIISFWAEKGIDGFRLDVINLISKPNEFFNDESGDGRRFYTDGPKVHQYLQEISDAVFQKYGSVTVGEMSSTTLEHCQQYSAQGGKELSMVFNFHHLKADYKNGEKWTKAPFDFLSLKSIFNHWQTGLNGKGWGALFWCNHDQPRVVSRLGNDKEYRELSAKMLASSVHMMQGTPYIYQGEEIGMTNPHYTSIEQYRDLESTNMFDIMVNQEKLVSEAEMLEILDQKSRDNSRTPMQWNGTSHAGFTQGTPWLSVANNYPQVNAESALTNQESVFYFYKKLIQLRKDIDVITTGDYVDLMPEHEELFCYQRENETHRLIAVHNFYDNEVGLSLDVQGQGAEYILSNYGDIKAEKPQSSMVLRPYECRVILIEK, encoded by the coding sequence ATGACAAATTCAGAGTGGTGGCGTACAGCGACTGTTTATCAAATTTATCCAAAAAGCTTTTGTGATAGTGGTAATAAAGGAACTGGTGATCTTCAAGGCATTATTTCTAAATTAGATTACCTTCAAAAACTGGGTGTCGATGCAATATGGCTAACACCAGTGTATCAATCACCGATGATCGATAATGGGTATGATATCGCTGATTATTACTCAATTAACCCTGATTTTGGCACCATGGCTGATTTTGATGAATTGCTTGTACAAGCAAAATCTCGTGGTATACGCATTATCATGGATATTGTGGTTAATCATACCTCAACAGAGCATCATTGGTTTCAATCTGCTTTGGGAAATAAAGAGAGTGAATATCGTGATTACTACATTTGGAAAGATCCGGTTGATGGAAAAGAACCTACCAATTGGCAATCTAAATTTGGTGGTAATGCATGGGCATTAGATGAAGTAACAAATCAATACTATTTGCATCTGTTTGCTAAAGAACAAGCTGATTTAAATTGGGAAAATCCTAAAGTTCGTCAAGAAGTAAAAGAGATAATTAGTTTTTGGGCAGAGAAAGGCATTGATGGTTTCCGCTTAGATGTTATTAACCTTATTTCAAAACCGAATGAATTTTTTAACGATGAAAGTGGCGATGGACGTCGTTTTTATACCGATGGTCCTAAAGTACATCAATATCTACAAGAGATCAGCGACGCCGTTTTTCAAAAGTATGGCTCTGTTACCGTAGGTGAAATGTCATCAACCACGTTAGAACATTGTCAGCAATACTCAGCTCAAGGTGGTAAAGAATTATCGATGGTATTTAATTTCCATCATCTAAAAGCTGATTACAAAAATGGAGAAAAGTGGACCAAAGCTCCGTTTGATTTTTTATCGTTAAAGTCGATCTTCAATCATTGGCAAACTGGCTTAAATGGCAAAGGTTGGGGCGCTCTTTTTTGGTGTAACCATGATCAACCAAGAGTGGTGAGCCGCTTAGGTAATGATAAAGAGTACCGTGAATTATCCGCTAAAATGCTCGCCTCTTCGGTACATATGATGCAAGGGACACCGTATATTTATCAAGGTGAAGAGATCGGGATGACCAACCCACATTATACGTCTATTGAACAATACCGAGATCTTGAAAGTACCAATATGTTCGACATTATGGTCAATCAAGAAAAATTAGTATCTGAAGCTGAAATGTTGGAGATCTTAGATCAAAAATCTCGTGATAATTCACGAACACCGATGCAATGGAATGGCACGAGTCATGCTGGTTTTACTCAAGGAACACCGTGGTTATCTGTGGCTAACAATTATCCACAAGTGAATGCAGAATCCGCATTAACAAATCAAGAGTCGGTATTTTATTTTTATAAAAAGCTAATTCAATTGCGTAAAGATATCGATGTGATTACCACTGGGGATTATGTCGATTTGATGCCAGAGCATGAAGAATTGTTCTGCTATCAACGTGAAAATGAAACTCATCGATTAATTGCCGTTCATAACTTTTATGACAATGAAGTGGGATTAAGCCTTGATGTTCAAGGACAAGGCGCTGAATATATTTTGAGTAATTATGGAGATATTAAAGCGGAGAAGCCACAGTCGAGTATGGTTCTTAGACCTTATGAATGCAGAGTGATTCTTATTGAAAAATAA